One region of Gorilla gorilla gorilla isolate KB3781 chromosome 13, NHGRI_mGorGor1-v2.1_pri, whole genome shotgun sequence genomic DNA includes:
- the PTGES gene encoding prostaglandin E synthase: MPAHSLVMSSPALPAFLLCSTLLVIKMYVVAIITGQVRLRKKAFANPEDALRHGGPQYCRSDPDVERCLRAHRNDMETIYPFLFLGFVYSFLGPNPLVAWMHFLVFLLGRVVHTVAYLGKLRAPIRSVTYTLAQLPCASMALQILWEAARHL; this comes from the exons ATGCCTGCCCACAGCCTGGTGATGAGCAGCCCGGCCCTCCCGGCCTTCCTGCTCTGCAGCACGCTGCTGGTCATCAAGATGTACGTGGTGGCCATCATCACGGGCCAAGTGAGGCTGCGGAAGAAG GCCTTTGCCAACCCCGAGGATGCCCTGAGACACGGAGGCCCCCAGTATTGCAGGAGCGACCCCGACGTGGAACGCTGCCTCAG GGCCCACCGGAACGACATGGAGACCATCTACCCCTTCCTTTTCCTGGGCTTCGTCTACTCCTTTCTGGGTCCTAACCCTTTAGTCGCCTGGATGCACTTCCTGGTCTTCCTCCTGGGCCGTGTGGTACACACCGTGGCCTACCTGGGGAAGCTGCGGGCACCCATCCGCTCCGTGACCTACACCCTGGCCCAGCTCCCCTGCGCCTCCATGGCTCTGCAGATCCTCTGGGAAGCGGCCCGCCACCTGTGA